A genomic window from Halobaculum sp. MBLA0147 includes:
- a CDS encoding SipW-dependent-type signal peptide-containing protein — MTDTNGIGRLSRRKVLAGVGAVGLASAGAGLGTSAFYSDREEFQNNEVVAGELDLLVDWQQTYTANGQTAFVNAHPDHDDDGEQSIRLPDGSVRRYTDDAGLEGPDDNGRNVDVLDCDNIPPLSEATFGTDPTTGAPQEALIDLGDVKPGDEGEVTFSLHLCDNPGYIWMQADDVSESEGLNTDSEAAVDETDGPDLASNIEVEMWYDEDCDNVRDEAEPVDIMLTLDFSGSMLYDQYGGVVSDDEITIDGTTYQETTRIDLVELGARQFVEYLDQQSPDFQVGVAYFDGEGSDDTNPRTGVLQSLTSDLSVVDAALSGLRQKLADLVTGPEPSTPGDGDGNPNPNANASNIATGTFIGEGVQDAQSELASNGRPGVRAANVTLSDGSNFSGQGPNTPVDPTDAADDARAASPAPATDLYTVSVASADEATLQAMAGQAGTAGNDPNFFFDVDDPAVLPAVFGLLAGQFVPEKVIVADTLDNVLAALSSGNGIPLDGNRATLYDEFDDAATDEDREPFVGAGIQHCLAMSWELPFEVGNEVQGDDVAFDLAFYTEQARNNDGGGPSVAV, encoded by the coding sequence ATGACAGACACGAACGGAATCGGACGACTCAGCAGACGGAAGGTGCTCGCGGGCGTCGGTGCCGTCGGACTCGCGTCCGCTGGCGCCGGGCTCGGCACGAGCGCGTTCTACTCCGACCGCGAGGAGTTCCAGAACAACGAGGTGGTCGCGGGCGAACTCGACCTCCTCGTCGACTGGCAACAGACGTACACCGCGAACGGACAGACGGCGTTCGTCAACGCACACCCCGACCACGACGACGACGGCGAACAGTCGATCAGACTTCCCGACGGCAGCGTCCGGCGGTACACGGACGACGCCGGGCTAGAGGGGCCGGACGACAACGGCCGCAACGTCGACGTGCTCGACTGTGACAACATCCCGCCGCTGTCGGAGGCAACCTTCGGCACGGATCCGACGACCGGGGCGCCCCAGGAGGCGCTGATCGACCTCGGCGATGTGAAGCCGGGCGACGAGGGCGAGGTCACCTTCAGTCTCCACCTCTGTGACAACCCGGGCTACATCTGGATGCAGGCCGACGACGTCTCCGAGAGCGAGGGGCTGAACACGGACAGCGAGGCGGCCGTCGACGAGACGGACGGGCCGGACCTCGCCAGCAACATCGAGGTGGAGATGTGGTACGACGAGGACTGTGACAACGTCCGCGACGAGGCGGAGCCGGTGGACATCATGCTCACACTGGACTTCTCCGGCTCGATGCTGTACGACCAGTACGGTGGCGTCGTCAGCGACGACGAGATCACCATCGACGGCACGACCTACCAGGAGACCACCCGGATCGACCTCGTGGAACTCGGCGCCCGGCAGTTCGTCGAGTACCTCGACCAACAGAGCCCGGACTTCCAGGTCGGCGTCGCCTACTTCGACGGCGAGGGCAGCGACGACACCAATCCGCGGACGGGCGTGCTCCAGTCGCTCACGTCGGACCTGAGCGTCGTCGACGCGGCGTTGTCGGGGCTCCGACAGAAGCTGGCGGACCTGGTGACGGGGCCGGAACCCTCGACGCCGGGCGACGGCGACGGGAACCCGAACCCGAACGCGAACGCGTCCAACATCGCCACGGGCACGTTCATCGGCGAGGGTGTCCAGGACGCACAGAGCGAGTTGGCGAGCAACGGCCGGCCGGGCGTCCGGGCGGCGAACGTCACGCTGTCGGACGGCTCGAACTTCTCGGGGCAGGGGCCCAACACCCCGGTGGACCCGACGGACGCGGCCGACGACGCTCGCGCGGCGAGTCCCGCACCGGCGACGGACCTGTACACCGTCTCCGTGGCGAGCGCCGACGAGGCGACGCTACAGGCGATGGCCGGGCAGGCCGGGACGGCGGGTAACGACCCGAACTTCTTCTTCGACGTGGACGATCCCGCGGTGCTCCCGGCGGTGTTCGGGCTGCTCGCGGGGCAGTTCGTGCCGGAGAAGGTGATCGTCGCGGACACGCTCGACAACGTCCTGGCGGCGCTGTCCTCCGGGAACGGGATCCCCCTGGACGGCAACCGCGCGACGCTGTACGACGAGTTCGACGACGCCGCGACCGACGAGGACCGCGAGCCGTTCGTGGGCGCCGGCATCCAACACTGCCTGGCGATGTCGTGGGAACTCCCGTTCGAGGTCGGCAACGAGGTGCAGGGCGACGACGTCGCGTTCGACCTAGCGTTCTACACCGAGCAGGCCCGGAACAACGACGGTGGGGGGCCGTCCGTCGCGGTCTGA